A stretch of DNA from Lotus japonicus ecotype B-129 chromosome 4, LjGifu_v1.2:
AATGTCATATTCATGTATTTTTAAATTAACATGACATAATTTCATTGGTTGAGATAGAAAATGAGACAACATTTGGTGAGAGAGAATCTTAATCCAATCTTTTCACCTTTTAGCACTCACATACTTTGCAATTAGTGATCATGCAAGAAACTAACTCAATTGACATCAACATGTCGCGTCACATGTTGTAGTAGACAACTATTCGTGTATGCTCCAATTCTCCAAATTAAGGCTTGATTTTCATTTGAAGAAGTGGATGAACAAATTTGAATTTATGTTATTTTAGAAATAAAAGTGCTTTTCTATTGTACATTTTCAGGTGACAAATTGGGCCTACCTAGACCTCCTGCAGTCCTGGACCCATCCTTAACTGAAGAAGTTATACTAGAAAATGGTGTGAACTATGCTTCTGGTGGTGGCGGCATCTTGAATGAAACCGGCTCATACTTTGTAAGTTGCGAGTTCCAAATTTCATTAGCATATTTcgataaacttttttttttgctgaatATATTATTCTCGCACTGAGAAGCTACTCATATAACTATAAGCTTCTTCCCGTAATTGATTATGACTTTAAAATAAgttgtagaaggatttccaaacacgTGTCATATAAGCCTTGATGCAAAGCAAGACGCTAATATGTTCAAAATGATGCCTCTTGCAGATAGAAAAGTTATCTCTGGACAAACAAATTGAGTTGTTTCAGGGGACACAAAAACTGGTTCAAGGCAAAATTGGAAAAAAGGCGGCAGACAAGTTTTTCAAGGAAGCTAGTTATGTGGTTGCTCTAGGAAGCAATGATTTCATCAACAACTACTTGATGCCTGTTTATCCTGATTCATGGACATACAATGATGAAACCTTCATGGACTACTTGATTGGAACACTAGAAAGACAACTCATGGTTTATTTTGTTTACTTTAACACCATCATTTACTCTTCACTTTCTGTTGTCCTTTTTTTACTTCTTGGGTCTAATAATAAAGTGTTATCTTTAATGTTGTGTTTATGCATAGCTTCTTCATAGCTTAGGAGCAAGGAAACTCATGGTTTTCGGGCTGGCTCCAATGGGCTGCATTCCCCTTCAGAGGGTGCTTAGTACAACTGGGAATTGTCGCGAAAAAACAAACAAGCTGGCTCTAAACTTTAACAAAGCTGGAAGCAAGTTAGTAAATGACTTGGTGGAGCAGCTTCCTAATGCAAAATATAGATTTGGAGATACATATGattttgtttatgatctgaTTAGCAATCCAATTAAGTATGGTAAGTAAATATGTTAATCAGATGCACAAACCATTGACAATTATCTAGATGATATTGATACATACGGTTTTTAAATATGTTACTTTCATGTTTGTGTTCGTAGGATTTGAAAACTCAGACACTCCTTGTTGTTCCTTTGGGAGAATTAGACCTTCGCTTACATGTGTGCCGGCATCAACACTGTGCAAAGATAGAAGCAAATATGTGTTTTGGGATGAGTACCACCCCTCAGATAGTGCTAATGAACTGATTGCAAATGAGCTCATCAAGAAATTTGGATTCTCACATGATGATCAAAGTGGTGCTCCTTCACCAGCACCTGCTGTTGCTCCAGCTCCGGAAGATTAATGATTCAATGTTTTCTTTTCTAATGCTGGAAGTGCTCATGATATGTGGAAGTGGAAGCAAGTATTTTTCAGTTATACATAATTTCCTTTTATGGTTTGAGCATTTTTAGTAACCAGTTCTAAATAGTTTCTTGCTATCATAAGAAAGATACTTCTGATATTTTCTTTCCTTATGCATCACATATATGTAAGTATGTAACTCATCAGTTAAGAGTGTATTTTCTTCAAATTGGGTCACAGAGATATCTTGATCCGGTTCCATAAATTGTATTTTTATCAACTCCATCATTCTCTAATGTCTGCAAAGAGATGATGTGTCTACAATAGAATATGATTTCTGGAACACATGTTGCTGTAGGCATTACTTAATGCATCTCAAGTTTATTATAATCAAATCTCCATACTTACGTGTAGCATACAAATATGATTTGGTGAGTTGCCAATTTAATTACTACAGTGTGTGCTCCTTAGAATTCCACTAACTTCTTACACTATgatgaatattattatattgGCCTCAAACTTTCCTAGAGATGTTTGAGGAAAGGTGTATATACAGGGGAGAGTGGTATATAAAAATATGTTCTCACCTCCACTGAAAACAGAACAAGTTAATGTTGAATATGGTATTTGGGATATTTTTTATAGTACTAAGTTGCCAGCTAACATGATTACACAAATTAAACAAACATTTTGGATTAGTTTCTGATCCACTTTCCAGGAAGTAGGAACATTGTTCTGCAATCCCTATCAAGTTGCTGTGGGTAAACAAATGGTTCTTCACTTTTAAAAGAAAAGCTGTTTGTCGGTTCTGACAATCACATATAGGCTGGCACCACGACCTCTTTGAGGGTAAGACTAGTCTCGCTCATAAAACTGTAGAATCTCTTACCAGATGATACATAATTGCCTCTAGACTTCTCAGATTATTCCTACTTAAGATTGTTTTACATGGAAGAACTAACATTTAATCAGTACCCCATTTCATACATTATGGTCCTCTTGGAGTGTGACGACCATTGGCCCCTGATGGTGCATAGTCATTGAGTTCCAAATCCATCCTCTCAGTAATGGTTGGCTCCTGCAAGTGCCAGTTTTTCTCAGTGACAACCTGTATTTGAATGCATGGAACATGATGTCTATAGTTCGAAAAATGCTACATGTCTTAAGCGGACTGAAACCGTCTATCCCCAAATTGTGTCTAATTTTTGTACTATCATAAAAttttgacatgtcaattaaaaatcaCTATATAAGTTTGTAACGGCTTCATTCATGTCTTTTTAAATTGACATGACAAGATTTTATTGGTGGAACAGAAAGTTGAGACAGCATTTTAGGACAAAAGATGTGTTGATCCTTCTAAGCAGCTCAGGAATTAGTAGTCTTAGGACATGGAATTGTACCTTATGGGCATTCTTGAGAGTGGGCTGAACTTGGAGATCTTGCATAAGGTTTTCAGTTCCTGCTTATATAGATAAGCCATTTGTTAGAAGATGAAGGAGAACAATGACTCTACAAGAATAGAATTAGAAACATTATAGTAGAATTTACTTGTAACCGGGACTGCTTCCAAACATAAAAGATGAGAAAGCACTAGAAGAATGAAGAACAAACGAACAAGAGTGACTGCCATCTTTGTAATGGAACTCTCAGCAACAAGCTCTAGCTTGGTTATGTACTTATGTTGCCTCACATATGCTAGTTCTCAATTTATACATctacataatatttttttaatgttttttcaaCTGAGAAAGCCTTTGATGGAGCAGCAATCTTATTGCCAAAGTCATAAAGTTGAAAGCAACCCATCATTTCTCAGGAGAAACAACGCGTTTCCACTCTTTCCTAAAACTTTGATCAGGATTGTTTCCTTTTCGTGTGTGAAAACCCACAGTATTAGCCATTAAAGGGGTGCAGAGAATGGTTTGGAGGAAATCAAATTAAGTTATATGAGCAACTTGTGTTGGTTCTGGTTAAGAATGACATTGGAGAAGCAAGACCAAAGCTGCTGGCATACTAACCAAAGTCAAAGTCTAGTGGGAATGCCATTAAATTTTAAGGACATTTCCATATGCTTCATGTGAATTGCATATAATAATACTAGACACATTTTTGGTGGGTACATATCTAAGAAACTCACATGGAAACAGCGTTTTATATTTGAGCCTCAACTAGTTTAGGAATGAGGAAAACAAGGTACCAAATGTGGTACAAATTATCCATGTTTTTGTTTAGTGTGCAAGTTTTCTAAATGATAGGCACTTTTTTG
This window harbors:
- the LOC130714575 gene encoding GDSL esterase/lipase At1g74460-like codes for the protein MKFNLVLVAIVATILGIGLEGCHCKMVQFIFGDSLSDVGNNMHLSKSLAQASLPWYGIDLGNGLPNGRFSNGRTVSDIIGDKLGLPRPPAVLDPSLTEEVILENGVNYASGGGGILNETGSYFIEKLSLDKQIELFQGTQKLVQGKIGKKAADKFFKEASYVVALGSNDFINNYLMPVYPDSWTYNDETFMDYLIGTLERQLMLLHSLGARKLMVFGLAPMGCIPLQRVLSTTGNCREKTNKLALNFNKAGSKLVNDLVEQLPNAKYRFGDTYDFVYDLISNPIKYGFENSDTPCCSFGRIRPSLTCVPASTLCKDRSKYVFWDEYHPSDSANELIANELIKKFGFSHDDQSGAPSPAPAVAPAPED
- the LOC130714576 gene encoding uncharacterized protein LOC130714576 isoform X1 — translated: MAVTLVRLFFILLVLSHLLCLEAVPVTRTENLMQDLQVQPTLKNAHKVVTEKNWHLQEPTITERMDLELNDYAPSGANGRHTPRGP
- the LOC130714576 gene encoding uncharacterized protein LOC130714576 isoform X2, translated to MAVTLVRLFFILLVLSHLLCLEAVPVTRTENLMQDLQVQPTLKNAHKEPTITERMDLELNDYAPSGANGRHTPRGP